Proteins encoded together in one Catellatospora citrea window:
- a CDS encoding winged helix DNA-binding domain-containing protein, whose product MLTRRDLNRALLARQLLLERSPLGPLEAIEHLAGLPAQSPNPPYLGLWTRLREFRIEDLSELVTARAAVRVGLMRATPHLVSARDARGLRPLLQGVQERHLSAAFRDRLRGADLGEIAAAGRALVEQRPYTVKELGVALAERWPDADPAALGAAARAGLPLVQVPPHGLWGAVGQPAYTTAEHWLGAGDGPQATVDDLVLRYLAAFGPATVRDMQAWSGLGGLGEVVDRLGDRLVADRDEQGAELLDLPDAPLPHPDTPAPARYLADFDAMLDAYDDSLRIMDDRDRRDVFAVPGVVPGTVLVDGFVQAIWTMTRKKGAVTLVVRPLFQIPTRDVQDLTEEGERLLAFAAPDATRRDVRFNSRW is encoded by the coding sequence ATGCTGACCCGCCGCGATCTCAACCGTGCCCTGCTCGCGCGGCAGCTGCTGCTGGAGCGCTCACCCCTGGGCCCGCTCGAGGCGATCGAGCATCTCGCCGGACTGCCCGCCCAGTCGCCGAATCCGCCCTACCTCGGACTGTGGACGCGCCTGCGCGAGTTCCGCATCGAGGATCTGTCGGAGCTGGTCACCGCACGGGCGGCCGTCCGGGTCGGGCTGATGCGGGCCACGCCGCACCTGGTCAGCGCCAGGGATGCCCGCGGTCTGCGCCCGCTGCTGCAGGGTGTGCAGGAACGGCACCTGAGTGCCGCGTTCCGCGACCGGCTGCGCGGCGCGGACCTCGGCGAGATCGCCGCGGCGGGGCGGGCGCTGGTCGAGCAGCGGCCGTACACGGTCAAGGAGCTGGGCGTCGCGCTCGCCGAGCGCTGGCCCGACGCCGATCCCGCCGCGCTCGGGGCGGCGGCGCGGGCCGGCCTGCCGCTGGTGCAGGTGCCGCCGCACGGGCTGTGGGGCGCGGTCGGGCAGCCCGCGTACACCACCGCCGAGCACTGGCTCGGCGCGGGCGACGGCCCGCAGGCCACCGTCGACGACCTGGTGCTGCGGTATCTGGCCGCGTTCGGGCCGGCTACCGTCCGGGACATGCAGGCCTGGTCGGGGCTCGGCGGGCTGGGCGAGGTCGTCGACCGGCTCGGCGACCGGCTGGTGGCCGACCGCGACGAGCAGGGAGCCGAGCTGCTCGACCTGCCCGACGCCCCGCTGCCGCACCCGGACACGCCCGCGCCCGCCCGTTATCTGGCGGACTTCGACGCGATGCTCGACGCGTACGACGACAGTCTCCGGATCATGGACGACCGTGACCGGCGTGACGTCTTCGCGGTGCCCGGGGTCGTGCCCGGCACGGTCCTGGTCGACGGGTTCGTCCAGGCGATCTGGACGATGACCAGGAAGAAGGGCGCGGTGACGCTGGTCGTGCGCCCCCTGTTCCAGATCCCGACCCGGGACGTGCAGGACCTGACGGAGGAGGGCGAGCGGCTGCTCGCGTTCGCGGCTCCCGACGCCACCCGCCGCGATGTGCGGTTCAACTCCCGCTGGTGA